The Desulfonatronum lacustre DSM 10312 region GCTCCAGGGCCTTGGTCCCGGCCAGGGCTTCAATCCGGCGCACACCGGCGGCGATCCCGGATTCGGAGAGGATCACGAAGCTGCCGGCCTGACCCGTGGAGCGCAGATGGGTTCCGCCGCAGAGTTCCGTGGAGACTCCGGGCACGCTGACCAGCCGGACCTCCTTGCCGTATTTTTCACCGAAAAAGGCCAACGCCCCGCGTTGCTGGGCTTCCTCCGGCGTGGTCACAACCACGTCCAGAGGGATGTCGCCGAGGATGGCCCGATTCACCTCGTCCTCCACGGCCCGCAATTCCTCGGGGGTCAAGGCCATGGTATGGGTGAAGTCGAATCGCAGCACTTCTGGGGAAACGTAGGAACCGGCTTGGCGGACATGCTCGCCCAGGACCTTGCGCAGAGCGGCCTGGAGCAAGTGGGTGCAGGTGTGGTGCCGGGCGGTGTCCAGGCGGGTCGTTTCAGAGACCAGCAAATCCACCTCCTGATCCAGGTAGAGTTCGCCTTCGCGCACGGCGATCCGCTGCACGGCCAGATCCTGACCGACCTTGACCACGTCCGTAACCTCGGCCATGCCGCTGGTGGAGCGGACCCGGCCCTGGTCTCCCACCTGACCGCCGGAAGCCGCGTAAAAAGGCGTCGCCGCGGCCACCAGCCAACCGTCCTGCCCGGCCGCCAGCTTTTCCACGCTCTCACCGCCGGCGTCGGTCAGGGCCGTGACCCGACTCCGGGTCGTCACGTCGTCGTAGCCCACGAACCGGGTGGTCAGTCCGGCTTCCAGCAGATGGCCGAACAGCACGGAGGGATCGGCATCCCCGCTGCCCTTCCAGGCCTTTTTGGCCCGTTGCTTCTGCTCGGCCATGCACTCCCGGAATCCCGCCTCGTCCACCTCGTAGCCCTGCTTCCCGGCCACGTCGTGGACAATGTCCAGGGGAAAACCGAACGTGTCGTACAGCTTGAAAATGGTCTCGCCCAAAACCCGGCGCTCGCCCCGGGCCGTCAGGGCATCCAGCTCTTCGGCCAGCAGCTTCAGGCCCTTGTCCAGGGTTTGTCCGAACCGTTCTTCTTCCTGCTTCACCACCCGCCCCATGAAGGTCCGGTTCTCCAGAAGTTCGGGAAAGGTCTCGCCCATCATGACGCAGACGTGGTCGCAGACCTTATGCAGAAACGGTCCCTCCAGACCCAACAGCCGCCCGAAGCGAAAGGCCCGACGGATCAGGCGGCGCAGGACGTAGCCGCGCCCCTCGTTGGAGGGCACGATGCCGTCGGCAACCAGGAAGGCCACGGACCGGCCATGGTCCGCTATCACGCGCATGGCCGTGTCCCCGTCGTCCGTCGCGCCGTAGGCCTGCCCGGACAGCTCGGAAATCTGGGCGATCAGCGGGGTGAACAAGTCGGAATCGAAATTGGAGAACACGCCCTGGCAGACCGCGCTGATCCGCTCCAGGCCCATGCCGGTGTCGATGCTCGGCTTGGGCAGGGGGTGCATGGTCCCGGAGGCGTCGCGCTCGTACTGCATGAAGACCAGGTTCCAGATCTCCAGATACCGGTCGCAGTCGCACCGCCCGATGCCGCAGTCCGGTCCGCAGGACATGGACTCGCCCTGGTCGATGAGGATTTCGGAACACGGCCCGCAAGGGCCGGTGTCGCCCATGGACCAGAAGTTGTCCTTTTCATCCAGCCGGAAAATCCGCTCCCCGGGGACTTTGGCCACCCGTTTCCATATCTCCTCGGCCTCGTCGTCCTCCCGGAACACCGTGACGTACAGCCGCTCCTTGGGCAGCCTCAGTTCCTCGGTCAAAAACCGCCAGGCAAAGTCCACGGCTTCGGCCTTGAAGTAGTCGCCGAAGGAAAAATTGCCGAGCATTTCGAAAAACGTATGGTGCCGGGCCGTGCGCCCGACGTTTTCCAGGTCGTTGTGCTTGCCGCCCACGCGCAGGCATTTCTGGGAACTGACCGCCCGATTGGAATCGCGTTTCTCCTGACCCAGAAAGGCCTTCTTGAACTGGACCATGCCCGCGTTGGTGAACAGCAGCGAAGGGTCTTCCCGAGGCACCAGCGAGGAACTGGCCACGACCTCGTGACCGTTGCGGGCGAAAAAGTCCAAAAAACGTTGACGGATGGATTCAGCGGTGATCACGTTTGGGTGCTCCTGAGATGGTGATGCCGTGATATGAGATTCTTAGCTTGAAAAAGTCCTTATTCGGCAGTCCGTTCAAAAATCCCAAGTGCAAGGAACAAGAAAAGTTCAAGGTCGAAGCGTATTTATTGATACGTGAGAGTTTGAACTTTTTGCAGTGACGCAGCAATTGGGAATTTTTCAACGGACTGTTAAGCGGCTTCCGGGGCGTCCTGCTCTGCCGGAATATCCGGCACGTCGGCTCCTTCAGTCATGCCCAGATGACGCAAAAGCTGGTCTTCAATGGATTGGCGCAAATCCTGATTTTCCTGCAGGAAGGCCCGGACGTTCTCGTAGCCCTGCCCCAGACGCTCCGAGCCGAAGGAGAACCAGGACCCGCTCTTGTCCACGATCTTGTGCTCCACGCCCAACTCCAGGATCTCCCCTTCCCGGGAAATGCCCGTGCCGTACATGATGTCGAACACGGCCTCCCGAAACGGCGGAGCCACCTTGTTCTTGACCACCTTGACCCGGGCCTTGATGCCCACGGACTCGTCCTTGTCCTTGATGGTCTGGATGCGGCGGATGTCCAGGCGGATCGAGGCGTAAAACTTCAAGGCGTTGCCGCCGGGAGTGGTTTCCGGGCTGCCGTAGCCCACCACCCCGATCTTCATCCGGATCTGGTTGATGAACAGAACCGAGGTCTTGGACTTGTGGATGGTCGCGGTGAGCTTGCGCAGGGCATGGGACATCAGCCGGGCCTGGGAGCCGACCTGGGTCTCGCCCATGTTGCCTTCCAGCTCGGACTGAGGAATCAACGCCGCCACGGAGTCGATGACGATCAAATCCACTCCGCCGGAGCGGACCAGCATGTCCGCGATGTCCAGGGCCTGTTCGCCGTAGTCCGGCTGGGAGATCAGCAGTTCGTCGGTCTTGACCCCCAACCGCCGGGCATAGGTTACGTCCAGGGCGTGCTCCGCGTCGATGAACGCGCACACCCCGCCCAGCTTCTGGGCCTCGGCGATCATGTGCAGAGCCAGGGTGGTCTTGCCCGAGGATTCGGGTCCGTAAATTTCAGTCACCCGGCCACGGGGAATCCCGCCGATGCCCAGAGCCAAATCCAGGCCGATGGAGCCGGAGGGAATGGCCTCAATGGCCTGATGGGCGTCGTCGGACAGACGCATTACCGAGCCCTGGCCGTATTTGCGTTCTATCGTCGTCAGCGCGGTCTGCAACGCCTCCCGGCGGGCGTCCTGCGGCTCAACAGCGGGTTTGCGGGCCATGATCATCTCCTTGACGTGCCGTAAGATTGAACAAACTAAAAGTCGATAAGAATAGCAAAAGTCCACCCCATGAGCAACCAAGCGCGCCGCGGCGCATTCGCCCCCCCACCCAGCTTCTCAGGACCAGCAAGCTCGGTGGGTCAAATAAAATTAAGGCCGAACTTCCAACCGCGCAGGCCCTCTCCGTTGATATACGATCCGCTCAGGGATATGCGGGAAAACAGATTGCCGAAGTCGCCCACGTCGAGGATAAACCCCAGGCCGAATTCGTAAAAATGGTTCATCTCCATCCCTTCCCTGAAGTCCGCGAATAAATCCGTCCGAGCCAGAAACGGTTTGACCGCCAAATCCTTGTCCCAAAGGGTCAGGCCGGTGGGAAGCTCATAATCGAGAGTGGTTCCCAGAAAGCCGCTGTGGACGGTAAAGTCGGCAAACCTGCTCTTTGACCGCCAGGGCTTGGAGTACGAGTAGGCGTACTGCAGATCAAATCCCAAAATCCCCGGCCCCAGAGGGTATTCGATTTCGTGGCGAAGACCGGGGCTGACGGAGTACAGATCAACGGTCGTGTTGAAAAGGTCGCGGTCCAGAGAGGGATAATGCGTTACCAGTTCCCGCATGAAGCGGGTATTGTAGTCGTACTTGTATTCGATGTGACTGTACGCGAAACCGATGGTGGGTTCGATGAAGAAACCCGGCATATATTCCCATTTCACGCCCGGAGTCAGACTGATGCTGTGGGTTCGGCTGCGATCACGATCCCTGATGTCCCGGTCTTCAGGATATAAGGACGACGATGGATAGGAGGTGGACGTTCGCGCGTAGCCGTAGGAGAATTTCAGGAAAGGTCGAGTCCGGCTTTCCGGCGGCGAAAAGTAGTATCGCAGCGGCGCCTTGACCACATCCATCTTGAAGTCGTCCCCGGCTTCGTCGACAAAGACGAACCCGCCCTGGGTGACGCCGGTTTGCGAAGTGAAAGAGACGAATATCGAGCTGGTGATCTTAAAGTAATCCTGACTAAAGCCGCGGATATACGCTTCCAGATCCGGAGGAAGCTCTTCAGCCATGCCAACCCTGGGGACCATCAGGAGCAACACCACCAGGGCGGTGAGGGAAAAAAGGTGTTTCATGAAGCCTCCCCTCCAGTTATGTTCATCGTTAGTAACTACTCAGTACATTTAGAGTCCGCTCTTGCTCCGGCAATCGGTATCGGGGTCGGTATCGGAATCGAAACAGGAAGAATTTAGAACGCTTCCCAGCGTTTTCGATCCCGATTCCGATTCCGACCCCGGCAACAGAATTTCTCTGTGCTGAGTAGTTGCCATCGTTATACCGTATGAGCCCGAGCGGGCCCTTTTTCAGATTCGGAGCAGCGGATTTCAAGTAAAAACCCAAGACGACTTGCTGATGCGACACTACCTCCCGGCGGAGCATTTCGCAACAATTTCTCATGCTTTCGCCCTTAGTGACCAAATCACGAATAGGTGGGGCGCGAGTTGACTCCTTTCCCCGAACCCGTCAAAAATAAAAAAAGGTCCGGCATGGCTGCATGCTTCACCCAATTGTAACAAAACCTCAACACTCTCGTCACCGAGGTCCGCTAGAATCCCTCAATTCACTGTCGCCCGAAGTCAAGGACCATGCACATGAGCCAGGAAAAAATCCTCATTGTCGAAGATGAAGCGGATATCCTCAACCTGTTGGAATACCACCTTCGGTCCGCGGGATATGACATTTTCTCGACGGCCAGCGGCACGGAGGCTCTGCAAATGGCCCGCCACCACCAGCCGGACCTGGTCTTGCTCGACCTGATGCTGCCCGGCCTGGACGGTTTCGAGGTCTGCAGGGAACTGAAGCGGGACCGCTCCACCAGCGGGGTGGCCGTGATCATGCTCACGGCCAAGGGCGAGGAAGTGGACAAAGTCGTGGGGTTGGAACTGGGGGCCGACGATTACGTCACCAAGCCGTTCAGCCCGAGGGAGCTCGTCCTGCGGGTCAAGGCCGTGCTACGGCGAGGAAGGCACGACGCCGCGCCGAACGGGGGGCTTTGGGAACGCGAAGGGTTGCGCATCGAGGAAGACGGGCACCGCGTTTACGTGGACGGCACGGACACGGATCTCACCGCCACGGAGTTCAAACTGCTCGCGGAGCTGATCCACAACGAAGGCAAGGTGCTCAACCGCGATCAGCTCCTGAACAATGTCTGGGGCTACCAGTTCAGCGGCTATTCCAGAACCGTGGACACCCACATCCGCCGACTGCGGCAAAAACTCGGTCCCTACGCCGAGTGGGTGGAAACCATTCGCGGGGTTGGCTACCGTTTTCAGCGATAAACCGTATTTCGGAGACATTCATGACCAGTTTTTTCCTCAAACGTCTTGATGAACTCAAGACCTCGGCCACGAACATGGCGGCCCTTTGCGAAAAGGCCCTGGAAAAGGCCCAGCGCGGATATTTCGAACGCGACACCGGCTTGGCCAAGGAAATCATGGCCGGGGACGAGCAGATCAACCTGCTGGAATTGGAAGTGGATCAGAGCGCCCTGAGGCTGCTGGCCCTGGACCACCCCATGGCCAAAGACCTGCGATACATCGTCGGGACCTTGAACATCGGGCTCGACCTGGAACGGGTTGGAGACGAATCCTACAACATCGCCAGGCGCTCGCTCTTTTTGAGCAGTCGCCCTCCCCTGCCCTATTTTCCAGCCATGGAAAACCTCGGCCGTACGGCCATGGAGATGCTTTCCGGAGCCATTTCCGCCTATCTGAACGACAATCCCGATCTGGCCGTGGAAATCTGCCGGATGGACGAAAAGGCCTCCACCGACAGCGTCAAAGCCATCAAGGC contains the following coding sequences:
- the alaS gene encoding alanine--tRNA ligase; translated protein: MITAESIRQRFLDFFARNGHEVVASSSLVPREDPSLLFTNAGMVQFKKAFLGQEKRDSNRAVSSQKCLRVGGKHNDLENVGRTARHHTFFEMLGNFSFGDYFKAEAVDFAWRFLTEELRLPKERLYVTVFREDDEAEEIWKRVAKVPGERIFRLDEKDNFWSMGDTGPCGPCSEILIDQGESMSCGPDCGIGRCDCDRYLEIWNLVFMQYERDASGTMHPLPKPSIDTGMGLERISAVCQGVFSNFDSDLFTPLIAQISELSGQAYGATDDGDTAMRVIADHGRSVAFLVADGIVPSNEGRGYVLRRLIRRAFRFGRLLGLEGPFLHKVCDHVCVMMGETFPELLENRTFMGRVVKQEEERFGQTLDKGLKLLAEELDALTARGERRVLGETIFKLYDTFGFPLDIVHDVAGKQGYEVDEAGFRECMAEQKQRAKKAWKGSGDADPSVLFGHLLEAGLTTRFVGYDDVTTRSRVTALTDAGGESVEKLAAGQDGWLVAAATPFYAASGGQVGDQGRVRSTSGMAEVTDVVKVGQDLAVQRIAVREGELYLDQEVDLLVSETTRLDTARHHTCTHLLQAALRKVLGEHVRQAGSYVSPEVLRFDFTHTMALTPEELRAVEDEVNRAILGDIPLDVVVTTPEEAQQRGALAFFGEKYGKEVRLVSVPGVSTELCGGTHLRSTGQAGSFVILSESGIAAGVRRIEALAGTKALEHWRSQSALLREAAGLLKAAPSDISGKIQNLLAQHRELVKQKEALEGQLRSGQGADLAAQVDDVSGVALLAAAVEVKDVKAMRETMDDLRSKIASGVIVLAAQADGKAMLIVAVSKDLHSRFTASSLVKELAPLVGGSGGGRPDMAQAGGSDPSGIPLVLERVRHLVAG
- the recA gene encoding recombinase RecA produces the protein MARKPAVEPQDARREALQTALTTIERKYGQGSVMRLSDDAHQAIEAIPSGSIGLDLALGIGGIPRGRVTEIYGPESSGKTTLALHMIAEAQKLGGVCAFIDAEHALDVTYARRLGVKTDELLISQPDYGEQALDIADMLVRSGGVDLIVIDSVAALIPQSELEGNMGETQVGSQARLMSHALRKLTATIHKSKTSVLFINQIRMKIGVVGYGSPETTPGGNALKFYASIRLDIRRIQTIKDKDESVGIKARVKVVKNKVAPPFREAVFDIMYGTGISREGEILELGVEHKIVDKSGSWFSFGSERLGQGYENVRAFLQENQDLRQSIEDQLLRHLGMTEGADVPDIPAEQDAPEAA
- a CDS encoding Solitary outer membrane autotransporter beta-barrel domain; the protein is MKHLFSLTALVVLLLMVPRVGMAEELPPDLEAYIRGFSQDYFKITSSIFVSFTSQTGVTQGGFVFVDEAGDDFKMDVVKAPLRYYFSPPESRTRPFLKFSYGYARTSTSYPSSSLYPEDRDIRDRDRSRTHSISLTPGVKWEYMPGFFIEPTIGFAYSHIEYKYDYNTRFMRELVTHYPSLDRDLFNTTVDLYSVSPGLRHEIEYPLGPGILGFDLQYAYSYSKPWRSKSRFADFTVHSGFLGTTLDYELPTGLTLWDKDLAVKPFLARTDLFADFREGMEMNHFYEFGLGFILDVGDFGNLFSRISLSGSYINGEGLRGWKFGLNFI
- a CDS encoding response regulator, which produces MSQEKILIVEDEADILNLLEYHLRSAGYDIFSTASGTEALQMARHHQPDLVLLDLMLPGLDGFEVCRELKRDRSTSGVAVIMLTAKGEEVDKVVGLELGADDYVTKPFSPRELVLRVKAVLRRGRHDAAPNGGLWEREGLRIEEDGHRVYVDGTDTDLTATEFKLLAELIHNEGKVLNRDQLLNNVWGYQFSGYSRTVDTHIRRLRQKLGPYAEWVETIRGVGYRFQR
- the phoU gene encoding phosphate signaling complex protein PhoU → MTSFFLKRLDELKTSATNMAALCEKALEKAQRGYFERDTGLAKEIMAGDEQINLLELEVDQSALRLLALDHPMAKDLRYIVGTLNIGLDLERVGDESYNIARRSLFLSSRPPLPYFPAMENLGRTAMEMLSGAISAYLNDNPDLAVEICRMDEKASTDSVKAIKALIDYMVHEAPTIERCVHSIFIARSLKRIADLSTNIAESVIFITQGVNIKASCQR